In Rutidosis leptorrhynchoides isolate AG116_Rl617_1_P2 unplaced genomic scaffold, CSIRO_AGI_Rlap_v1 contig141, whole genome shotgun sequence, the following proteins share a genomic window:
- the LOC139881316 gene encoding uncharacterized protein, with the protein MESEAEPQTPQRQPPILYDTLSFHSSPVATPSSPVASGSLTQSSPPLDRSPEKTYNVFRNEISLSFSAPTLEEDTDAPDFLSLNLIEEEKEEDASPTVTGDGQILEPATPVTPVELPEPRLETGSWFRRCGKLKKPLLKLHEEIMDFCEFLSPTPEEEASRNAAIDRVFEVIKYIWPDAKVEIFGSFSTGLYLPTSDIDVVILESGLKTPKVGLVALSRALSQKFLVKKMQVIANARVPIIKFIEKKSGIAFDISFDVANGPKAAEYIKEAMTKWPPLRPLCLILKVFLQQRELNEVYSGGLGSYALLTMLMAVLQSVYDSQSCLEHNWGFLLVHFFEFYAFKLNTAEVGISCRGPNFFSKSKRGFLNKGRPFLISIEDPQTPENDIGKNSFNYLKIRSAFASAFASLTDRKTILNLGPNKSLLGTIINPDPVLLDRKGGSDGNMTFSSLLPGSGEPVQHLNGWDEQEITCNWPLDQEVPLPRGDGSAGDFEDGAGSSGKKRKAKSSKKKQKSNKKIKENGEEEKDTSSKIRSSTKKKRWRHRNNDAIDVGRFVAGSPY; encoded by the exons ATGGAGTCGGAAGCAGAACCTCAAACACCGCAACGGCAGCCTCCGATCCTCTACGACACGCTTAGTTTTCACTCTTCCCCAGTGGCAACTCCGTCCTCACCAGTCGCCTCCGGTAGCTTAACTCAGTCCTCACCGCCATTAGATCGAAGCCCAGAGAAGACTTACAATGTCTTCCGTAATGAAATTTCTCTCTCTTTCTCGGCCCCCACACTGGAGGAGGATACAGACGCTCCTGATTTTCTGTCCCTCAATCTGATTGAAGAGGAAAAAGAGGAGGACGCCTCTCCGACGGTAACGGGTGATGGTCAGATACTGGAGCCAGCTACTCCAGTAACGCCGGTGGAGCTTCCAGAGCCGAGGTTGGAGACTGGGTCTTGGTTTCGGAGGTGTGGTAAGCTAAAGAAACCTCTTTTGAAGTTGCATGAAG AAATTATGGACTTTTGTGAATTTCTTTCTCCAACTCCTGAAGAAGAAGCTTCTCGGAATGCTGCAATTGATCGTGTCTTTGAGGTTATCAAATATATATGGCCAGATGCTAAG GTGGAAATTTTCGGATCATTTAGCACTGGGCTTTATCTTCCAACTAGTGATATTGAT GTCGTGATTCTGGAGTCTGGTCTGAAAACCCCAAAAGTTGGGTTAGTAGCGCTGTCTCGGGCTTTATCACAAAAATTCCTTGTTAAAAAGATGCAG GTGATTGCAAATGCTCGTGTGCCAATTATTAAATTCATAGAAAAGAAGAGTGGTATTGCATTTGATATAAG TTTTGATGTAGCTAATGGACCTAAAGCTGCTGAGTATATAAAG GAAGCAATGACCAAGTGGCCTCCACTACGGCCACTATGTTTAATCTTGAAAGTGTTCTTACAGCAGAGAGAGCTAAACGAG GTTTATTCTGGTGGCTTGGGTTCCTATGCCTTGCTCACCATGCTCATGGCAGTATTGCAG AGTGTCTATGATAGCCAATCTTGCCTGGAGCATAACTGGGGATTCCTTTTG GTGCATTTCTTTGAATTCTACGCGTTCAAATTGAACACTGCTGAAGTTGGTATATCATGTAGAGGGCCCAATTTTTTTTCGAAGAGTAAAAGAGG GTTTCTTAATAAAGGACGACCGTTTCTCATATCCATCGAAGATCCACAG ACACCAGAGAATGACATTGGGAAAAATTCTTTTAACTATCTGAAG ATTAGATCAGCCTTTGCCTCTGCCTTTGCATCATTGACTGATCGGAAGACTATCTTAAACCTAGGCCCCAACAAGAGCCTTCTCGGCACCATCATTAATCCAGATCCAGTCTTATTGGACCGAAAAGGAGGCTCTGACGGTAACATGACTTTTAGCAGCTTGCTGCCTGGTTCAGGGGAGCCAGTACAACATTTAAATGGCTGGGATGAGCAAGAGATTACATGCAATTGGCCGTTGGATCAGGAAGTGCCACTGCCACGTGGAGATGGCTCTGCTGGTGACTTTGAAGATGGTGCGGGCTCCTCTGGGAAGAAGCGGAAAGCAAAGTCTTCTAAGAAAAAACAGAAGTCGAATAAGAAGATTAAAGAAAACGGAGAAGAAGAGAAAGATACAAGTTCTAAGATTCGGAGTAGTACAAAGAAGAAACGCTGGAGACATCGTAACAATGATGCCATTGATGTTGGCCGGTTTGTGGCTGGTTCTCCTTACTAA